In the Romeriopsis navalis LEGE 11480 genome, one interval contains:
- a CDS encoding YiaA/YiaB family inner membrane protein has protein sequence MSKELPQTIHSRAWVMQAWTSLAISLSAMTIGIIYLPVNGWI, from the coding sequence ATGAGCAAAGAACTGCCCCAAACCATCCATAGCCGTGCCTGGGTCATGCAAGCCTGGACCTCGCTAGCCATCTCCCTATCCGCCATGACGATCGGGATTATTTATCTCCCAGTGAATGGCTGGATC